One genomic region from Nymphalis io chromosome 18, ilAglIoxx1.1, whole genome shotgun sequence encodes:
- the LOC126775657 gene encoding uncharacterized protein LOC126775657: protein MDVDTELSSSDANAGRKRPLVGLALFDSGSDTETEIRSVAKRNSASRGKLTSKGRGTGLARAKTELKAKTAEAREEALERSLRSRAFRKETAVIALDSEESSSSKVRREDPLKLGAEELRAEAGRNAALILEIAQKSSNLKGGFIKKLKESASSLQSIVDALTSRTKAEETRRLRADNGRLRKEVDSLKAELKAHRREFAEMRITVAVANEASTSTVRDTQALEEFKASIMSSVGFMIKVQMEGIQDRLLPAKVLRPPLAADKKQAVVQKTAPTYAQVVHPTPPPKPAQAPKRVPAVESVPLAPTTCPSATPTTSESQPREAQETSWSTVVKKGRKKKKASASAAASATVPSTVAKAPPVAKPRLVAPRRAAVMVTLQPDAQEKGVTYAHILERAEQGVKLQDIGICGGLRVRRSATGARLLELPKAQAEQADKFAEKLRTVLDGVASVVRPVKRVDLKVTGLDDSVTKDKLVAAVARAGNCSPDSVRCGVLQRGPGYMGMVRVTCPLTAAKKISDAGRLLVGWSSAKVCVLEQRPLRCFKCMGLGHTKVLCPFQVERGGLCFRCGVDGHKSAGCTEKLRYAVCADAGKPSGHVMGSGECNPPITKGTVVLGTQTTTNVGRQQAEEEASMST, encoded by the coding sequence atggACGTCGACACGGAGTTGTCGTCGTCTGACGCAAATGCTGGGCGTAAACGCCCACTTGTGGGCCTCGCGCTCTTTGATTCCGGTTCGGATACGGAGACCGAAATCAGATCGGTGGCGAAACGTAACAGTGCTAGCCGGGGGAAGCTCACTTCCAAGGGACGCGGAACTGGCCTCGCTCGCGCCAAAACCGAGCTTAAGGCAAAGACCGCCGAGGCTAGGGAGGAGGCGCTTGAGCGCTCCTTGAGAAGTCGGGCTTTCCGTAAGGAGACGGCTGTGATCGCGCTTGACTCTGAGGAATCCTCTTCCTCGAAGGTCCGTAGGGAGGATCCCCTAAAATTGGGTGCAGAGGAGCTGCGTGCGGAGGCTGGTCGCAATGCAGCACTTATTCTGGAGATTGCCCAGAAATCCAGCAACCTGAAGGGTGGCTTCATCAAGAAGCTCAAAGAATCTGCATCTTCGCTCCAGTCCATCGTAGATGCTCTGACATCAAGGACCAAGGCGGAAGAGACGCGCAGGCTTCGCGCTGATAATGGCCGCCTGCGCAAGGAGGTGGACAGCCTCAAGGCTGAGTTAAAAGCCCACCGCCGTGAGTTTGCGGAAATGCGGATCACGGTGGCAGTGGCAAATGAGGCGTCCACCAGCACTGTGCGGGACACACAGGCTTTGGAGGAATTTAAGGCCTCTATAATGTCGTCGGTGGGCTTTATGATTAAAGTTCAAATGGAAGGAATTCAGGACCGTCTCCTTCCAGCGAAAGTGCTCCGTCCCCCTCTGGCCGCGGACAAGAAACAGGCTGTAGTGCAGAAAACTGCACCTACATACGCGCAAGTGGTCCATCCGACCCCACCACCGAAACCCGCACAGGCGCCGAAACGGGTGCCTGCAGTCGAGTCAGTCCCGCTGGCACCGACTACGTGCCCATCAGCCACCCCGACCACGTCGGAGTCCCAACCACGGGAGGCCCAGGAGACATCATGGTCCACTGTGGTTAAAAAGGGGAGAAAGAAGAAAAAGGCTTCCGCTTCGGCCGCAGCGTCCGCCACAGTACCATCAACAGTGGCGAAGGCTCCGCCGGTGGCCAAACCGAGGCTGGTTGCTCCTCGCAGGGCCGCAGTAATGGTCACTCTGCAGCCGGATGCGCAGGAGAAGGGCGTTACATACGCTCACATCCTGGAGCGCGCGGAGCAGGGCGTTAAGCTTCAGGATATTGGAATCTGTGGCGGCCTTAGGGTCCGACGATCGGCGACGGGAGCCAGACTCCTCGAGCTGCCGAAAGCACAGGCGGAGCAGGCGGATAAGTTTGCTGAGAAGCTCCGCACTGTGTTGGATGGAGTCGCAAGCGTCGTTCGACCTGTAAAGCGAGTGGACCTTAAGGTGACGGGATTGGATGATTCCGTCACCAAAGATAAATTGGTCGCTGCAGTTGCTCGTGCAGGGAACTGCTCCCCTGACTCAGTCAGATGCGGAGTGTTGCAGCGTGGTCCCGGATATATGGGAATGGTCCGCGTCACCTGTCCTCTCACAGCGGCGAAGAAGATATCAGATGCCGGTCGCCTCCTCGTAGGGTGGAGCTCGGCCAAGGTatgcgtattggagcagcgccctttgcgctgcttcaagtgtaTGGGCCTTGGCCACACGAAGGTGCTTTGCCCATTCCAAGTGGAACGGGGGGGTCTATGCTTCCGGTGTGGCGTAGATGGCCACAAGTCGGCGGGCTGTACCGAGAAACTGCGCTATGCTGTGTGCGCAGATGCTGGCAAGccctctgggcacgtgatgggATCAGGGGAGTGCAACCCCCCCATCACAAAGGGTACGGTGGTCTTAGGCACCCAGACTACCACCAATGTCGGACGGCAACAGGCCGAGGAGGAAGCTTCAATGTCAACATGA
- the LOC126775658 gene encoding trypsin, alkaline C-like has translation MYAITLLAIVGAAFAAPSALGPRIVEESASNALAPRIVGGSNANIEDYPFMAVILVSVEDYIQYRFIPVCGGTLITTRSVLTAAHCFFNNVIDNRHIRVRLGSTFSYFGGDFHRVQNWIKHPGYAFPKVYHDIAILKLAAPATLSSRIGLAPIAGPNYLVADNTTVTAAGWGLLEFGGEPSHILQRVDVQIINHDICRENYAELQSLLGEHQVPNVTSEKICAGILDGGGKDACSGDSGGPLLHQGIVIGVTSWGHECALAKYPGVYVNVPSYTSWIVDNAKK, from the exons atGTACGCAATAACACTGTTGGCTATCGTCGGTGCCGCATTCG cgGCACCAAGTGCACTCGGTCCACGTATTGTTGAAGAATCGGCGTCGAACGCACTTGCCCCGCGTATTGTTGGAGGATCTAATGCTAACATAGAAGATTACCCTTTTATGGCAGTCATATTGGTATCTGTTGAAGATTACATTCAATATCGTTTCATACCCGTCTGCGGAGGAACTCTAATCACAACCAGATCCGTTCTTACGGCAGCCCACTGTTTTTT TAACAACGTCATAGATAACAGACATATACGAGTGCGACTTGGCTCGACATTCTCATATTTTGGAGGTGACTTTCATAGAGTTCAAAATTGGATTAAGCATCCTGGATACGCGTTTCCTAAAGTATATCACGATATTGCAATACTGAAACTCGCCGCCCCCGCCACACTTTCCAGCCGCATTGGACTTGCCCCTATCGCTGGACCCAACTACTTGGTCGCAGATAATACTACCGTCACCGCTGCCGGATGGGGCTTACTTGAA TTTGGTGGTGAACCGTCACATATCCTTCAACGAGTTGACGTACAAATAATCAACCACGACATCTGCAGAGAAAATTACGCTGAACTGCAGTCTTTGCTAGGCGAACATCAAGTTCCTAATGTAACATCGGAAAAGATATGCGCTGGAATATTAGATGGTGGTGGCAAGGATGCATGCAGTGGTGACTCAGGAGGACCTCTGCTTCATCAAGGAATCGTTATAGGAGTCACCTCTTGGGGCCATGAATGCGCTCTCGCGAAATATCCCGGAGTGTATGTTAACGTACCATCTTATACCAGTTGGATTGTTgataatgcaaaaaaataa
- the LOC126775659 gene encoding trypsin, alkaline C-like: MYAITLLAIVGAAIAAPNALAPRVVEESAPNALGPRIVGGSNADIEDYPYMALILASRDDYIQIRFIPFCGGSLITTRAVLTAAHCFLNNVLTTNHFRVRLGSTLANFGGHVHRVENWIKHPGYTFPRLYHDIAILKLATPATLSSRVALAPIAGPNYLVADNTTVTAAGWGILEKSFKKLTYKKSTTREIYTELQSLLGEHQVPNVTYEIVRAGILGVGGKDACSGDSGGPLLHQGVVIGVTSWGHECAHPKYPGVFVNVPSYTSWIVENA; this comes from the exons atGTACGCAATAACACTGTTGGCTATCGTCGGTGCCGCTATTG ccGCACCAAACGCACTCGCTCCACGTGTTGTTGAAGAATCGGCACCAAATGCACTCGGTCCGCGTATTGTTGGAGGATCTAATGCTGACATAGAAGATTACCCCTATATGGCTCTCATTTTAGCATCAAGGGATGATTATATTCAAATCCGTTTCATACCCTTCTGTGGTGGATCTCTAATCACAACCAGAGCCGTTCTTACAGCAGCCCATTGTTTCTT GAACAACGTTCTGACAACAAATCATTTCCGAGTTCGACTTGGTTCGACACTCGCAAACTTTGGAGGTCACGTTCATAGAGTTGAAAACTGGATTAAGCATCCTGGATATACGTTTCCTCGATTATATCACGACATTGCAATACTAAAACTCGCAACACCCGCCACACTCTCCAGCCGCGTTGCACTTGCCCCAATTGCTGGACCCAACTACTTGGTCGCAGATAATACTACCGTCACCGCTGCCGGATGGGGCATACTTGAA AAATCCTTCAAAAAGTTGACATACAAAAAGTCAACCACGAGAGAAATTTACACTGAACTGCAGTCTTTGCTAGGCGAACATCAAGTTCCTAATGTTACATACGAAATTGTACGCGCTGGAATATTAGGTGTTGGTGGCAAGGATGCTTGCAGTGGTGACTCGGGAGGACCTCTTCTTCACCAAGGAGTTGTAATTGGAGTTACCTCTTGGGGGCATGAATGCGCCCATCCGAAATATCCTGGAGTCTTTGTTAACGTACCGTCTTATACCAGTTGGATTGTTGAGAATGCATAA